A DNA window from Daucus carota subsp. sativus chromosome 3, DH1 v3.0, whole genome shotgun sequence contains the following coding sequences:
- the LOC108211618 gene encoding rust resistance kinase Lr10, with product MGFWSLPYSVPANYTTLSQILTIILIIYSSSCKATLLSPSSCGNIQNITCPFTLKGDHQTCDDYQFTYQLSCANNRTSLYTPSHKLYYVEDINYENFTIRIVDPGLEKNNYSSLPFQFFQDQNFYQDEVAEYTDITEHNWPVIWIECPSPVISRRYLNVTSKFSSFSYKVLEKYYSYSYAYVVAGSLNISELEDNCRVSKIAWVSSQWPLTDHLLNKAKPEFSEIHDGMVYGFDVAWEFLHCLKCDKSGASHCFVGYEPRAWICEYSCNFHRLNSYKISLKCLKMNLDGLIEAFQGNKRLIGQITGSFFAARYLFGIPFLLAVLVYRAKRRHLSIYNTIEDFLQAQSNLMPIRYTYTDIKKITYNFRDRLGEGAFGTVYKGKLRSGLSVAVKILAKSKATGQEFINEVATSGRIHHVNVVELVGFCFEGQKRALIYEFMPNGSLEKYLFCKEGTEKEMVSLSWEKMYDISYKIATGIHYLHRGCDMQILHFDIKPHNILLDTNYNPKISDFGLAKLYATGDSIVTLTAARGTMGYMAPEMFYKNVGSISYKADVYSFGMLLMEMAGRRKKSNPFVDHVSQNHFPSWVYEQCTEGKEIEMDGATEEERKLVKKMVIIALWCIQLRPNDRPSMNKVIEMFERDIEFLVAPPNSFFYPQEDPLPAN from the exons ATGGGGTTTTGGAGCTTGCCTTACTCTGTACCTGCAAATTACACAACTCTCTCTCAAATACTAACAATCATCTTGATAATATACTCCTCCTCATGCAAAGCTACCTTGCTCTCTCCTTCATCTTGTGGTAATATCCAAAACATAACCTGTCCTTTTACACTGAAAGGTGATCATCAGACATGTGATGATTATCAATTCACCTATCAGCTTTCTTGTGCCAATAATCGCACCAGCTTATACACCCCTTCACATAAACTCTACTATGTTGAAGACATCAACTATGAGAATTTCACCATTAGAATTGTTGATCCGGGGCTCGAGAAGAATAACTATTCTTCTCttccttttcaattttttcaagaCCAAAATTTCTATCAGGATGAAGTAGCAGAATATACCGATATAACGGAGCATAATTGGCCCGTTATATGGATTGAATGTCCGTCTCCTGTAATTTCCAGGAGATACTTAAATGttacatcaaaattttcatcattttCGTATAAGGTTTTGGAAAAGTATTATAGTTATTCTTATGCTTATGTTGTGGCTGGATCGTTAAATATATCAGAACTGGAAGATAATTGCAGGGTGAGTAAGATCGCGTGGGTGTCATCCCAATGGCCTCTTACTGATCATCTCTTGAATAAGGCTAAACCTGAGTTTTCGGAAATTCATGATGGGATGGTTTATGGATTTGATGTTGCCTGGGAATTCCTGCACTGCTTGAAGTGTGACAAAAGTGGAGCGAGCCATTGTTTTGTTGGATACGAGCCTCGTGCTTGGATTTGTGAATACAGCTGCAACTTCCATCGGCTAAACTCTTACAAAATTTCACTGAAGT GCCTGAAGATGAACTTGGATGGATTGATTGAAGCATTCCAGG GAAACAAGAGGCTTATAGGACAGATTACGG GATCATTTTTTGCTGCAAGATATCTTTTCGGAATCCCATTTTTGCTTGCTGTATTGGTTTACAGAGCAAAAAGAAGGCATTTATCTATTTACAATACCATTGAGGATTTTCTTCAAGCTCAAAGCAACTTGATGCCTATAAGGTACACCTACACAGATATTAAGAAGATCACATATAATTTCAGAGATCGGTTGGGTGAAGGAGCCTTTGGTACTGTTTACAAGGGAAAGCTCCGGAGTGGTCTTTCTGTAGCCGTAAAGATATTGGCCAAGTCCAAAGCAACTGGACAAGAGTTTATTAATGAAGTTGCTACAAGCGGAAGGATTCATCATGTCAATGTGGTGGAACTTGTTGGATTTTGCTTTGAAGGTCAAAAACGAGCTCTGATTTATGAGTTCATGCCTAATGGATCGTTAGAGAAATACCTCTTTTGCAAAGAAGGAACAGAGAAAGAAATGGTTTCGTTAAGCTGGGAAAAGATGTATGACATTTCCTACAAAATAGCAACTGGGATTCATTACTTGCATCGCGGTTGTGACATGCAAATTCTGCATTTTGACATCAAGCCTCATAATATTCTTCTTGATACGAATTACAATCCAAAAATTTCTGACTTCGGGCTTGCAAAATTGTACGCCACTGGTGACAGCATTGTGACTCTCACCGCGGCAAGAGGAACAATGGGCTACATGGCGCCAGAGATGTTTTACAAGAATGTCGGAAGCATTTCATACAAAGCGGATGTTTATAGTTTTGGAATGTTGTTGATGGAAATGGCAGGCCGGAGGAAAAAATCGAACCCGTTTGTGGATCATGTCAGCCAAAATCACTTCCCCTCGTGGGTTTATGAACAATGTACCGAGGGAAAAGAGATTGAAATGGATGGTGCTACAGAGGAAGAACGGAAATTAGTGAAAAAGATGGTGATAATAGCATTGTGGTGCATACAATTGAGGCCGAATGATCGGCCTTCGATGAACAAAGTCATTGAAATGTTCGAAAGAGATATTGAATTTTTGGTGGC